The following coding sequences lie in one Glycine soja cultivar W05 chromosome 16, ASM419377v2, whole genome shotgun sequence genomic window:
- the LOC114389064 gene encoding 60S ribosomal protein L13-1-like, with protein sequence MVKHNNVIPNGHFRKHWQNYVKTWFNQPARKTRRRLARQKKAVKIFPRPTAGPLRPIVHGQTLKYNMKVRSGRGFSLEELKAAGIPKKLGPTIGISVDHRRKNRSLESLQANVQRLKTYKAKLVVFPRRAHKVKAGDSTPEELANATQVQGSFLPIVREKPTVDLIKVTDEMKAFKAYYKLRLERTNKRHYGARLKKAAEAEKEDKK encoded by the exons TCAGGAAACACTGGCAAAACTATGTGAAGACTTGGTTTAATCAACCAGCACGGAAGACCAGAAGGCGTTTAG CTCGGCAGAAGAAGGCTGTCAAGATTTTCCCAAGACCTACTGCTGGACCTCTCAGGCCAATTGTTCATGGCCAGACTCTGAAATACAACATGAAAGTCAGATCTGGGAGAGGATTTTCTCTCGAAGAGTTGAAG GCTGCGGGAATTCCCAAGAAACTTGGTCCAACTATTGGGATTTCTGTTGATCACCGGAGAAAGAATCGTTCTTTGGAGAGTCTGCAGGCCAATGTGCAGAGGCTCAAAACCTACAAGGCTAAGTTGGTTGTGTTCCCAAGAAGGGCTCACAAGGTCAAG GCTGGTGATTCTACCCCTGAAGAGCTGGCTAATGCCACTCAAGTTCAGGGTTCATTCTTGCCCATTGTGAGGGAGAAGCCAACTGTTGACCTTATTAAGGTAACAGATGAAATGAAGGCATTCAAAGCTTATTATAAGCTTCGTCTTGAGCGCACCAACAAACGCCACTATGGTGCGCGCCTAAAGAAGGCCGCAGAAGCAGAGAAAGAGGACAAAAAATGA